Part of the Hippopotamus amphibius kiboko isolate mHipAmp2 chromosome 7, mHipAmp2.hap2, whole genome shotgun sequence genome, ACAATAATTAGTTTATCTCAGGCACATTTAAATAGGTATCTAAAACTGAAGGAAAACACTTTTCACTAATCAGTTAAGGAACACATCCCAAAAAGAACCACAAAGTATTGCATTactttatcacattttaaaaactgattctgACGTTtttacaccaccaccaccaccaacaaaaccaCTACTAAATAAGTGCAAAATATCTTTTCATCATTTGACTCTCATCATTTTTTCCATAATTGTCTCCCAGGCATCTGTTTTGTGTTCCAATTTTATTTTGCTAGAGGTAATTTTATATAGGCTTTTCTGAATGGTGCTTTCGCTTTAAAATCCAGGTGCATATTTGCATGAAAgcatttacagaaaataaagataaatctgTGAAGAGTAGGAATGACTGAGATCTTTAATGAAAACAGTGCGGTTTCTTCCGAGTGGTTTGCTGACAAATTAGATATAGGTGGGGTCATGTCTAACTCCATGTGTGTTGCTCTGAGGCTGATGAGAAGAAACTGTCCCCACAAAGAGCCAACAATATTTAGAAACTAGATGTAAACCCCGCTGTTTCCCAGGAAGTGCAGTAGTTTCAATGAAAACTCCATTCTGCTGGGATTTAATTGACCACACACGGTGGAGATTGTGAGGGGAACTCAGCAGAATACATTCAGTTCCTCTAAGTGAAAAGTCATCCAACCTAAACAGGAAGGAGCACAATTTGAATGCTAGAGGATGGAACAAAATTGCTTTAATTTCCAAGGTGGAAAGACTCAGAtggctttgtattttctttaaggCTTTcatatagaaatggaaaaaacagcAAAGGGCAGCTGAAAAGACTGCGTTTAATATAAAACATGGAAAACTTTCAAAACAGAGCTATGACAgtgaaaagggggaaaatggCTCCTgaaatttttcacttaataattcatgcttaaataaaatagagatgatgcaTATGTTTGCTTCGTGTGCAGTGACCAGCTAAAACCCGCAGGTAACAACATACGCATCAATTAGGACTATGCTCTTAGATTTAGAatcaaattttgtttgtttaactaaTATGAGTGCTTTTCATTGGGGGCTATTAGCATTGCAAAATGGTATTATTAGACCTGGTaaagcaaagaaattttaaaaagagctctTACGGAGAATAGCAAAAGCAAAGCATTAAGTTGACGAGAACTACCTACACAGAAGTAAGCTGAGGTTTTACAGATTTAAGGACACATCTTCACATgtattgttcatagtatttttccCTTTCGTAGGTGGAAGACGAAATAGAATACCAAGACAGGAGTAATAGCATTGGTTTCTAGTCTTGTATCTGCCTAGCTGGTGACCTTGGCAAACCACCTTAaccactttttttcatttaaagaaatagagAGGAAACATAATATTTCTCCTAATACTTCCTATGGGGTTCAGGTAAGATGATGTATATCAGCACATGGTAAATGTATTGGTAATGTACCAGTATCAATTAAGAATTAatttatcactattattattgttgtgcTAGAAATGTACAACGATAGGCAGAAATGTGTTGGTCTACAGTGCTGGCTTCTACTGCCAAAACAATTCCTTGTTTCTTTCCAGGCCTCTGTGAATGACTGAAACTCTATCCTTCATGTTGGCCTTTTCAAAAGGTAATCACCAAATCATTTAAGTTAGCCAAGATGTAGCTCTGAGAATTAATTTTGGCTTATTGTACTCAACATATTTAAGACTGTCAACAGTTTTTGTTCTCTCAAATGTTTCATAATGTCAAgagtttaaaaagagagagattttcttGATAcagtctttccttcctttccctttgggAAACATCAGTTTGCCTCACTGCCTTCATGGTGAAATTGGCAGGACTTACTGGTTGGgaacaaacaaagaaaagtccCTTCCTGAGACAGACGGTCAGGAATGAACACCCTGGGGAACTGACCACCCTCCCCAGTCTCAAAAGCCAGATGGGTTCTGGACAAACCCTGAGTACAGGCAGTCTGGGGTAGTGGCGGTCAgcggtggtgctgggaaattccCCTCTGAAAGACATGTGGGCAACCTGTTTGGGTATCCAGAGTTTGAGTGATGAAATGGTGAGAAGTGGGACTTGGTGGACTTTGGCTGGGTCTATACACACAAACGCATTCTGCTTCCTAAGGAGCCAAAGCCCAAGAGGCACTGATTAGTGGAATTTAGGGTACAGGAAAGGTTACTAAGTTGCACTGGTTCCCATAACTTTTGTTGCAGAccttatatttacaaaaaaaggtGGTTTCCAACAAGTTTATTTCATTGGGGGATTATTGTCAACTAACTGAGCATGATAgggaatgcaaaagattttttatttactgTAAGGCCAAAGATGCAGGCTCAGGAGGATGTGGTGAAAGATTCTATTTCCTGTCTATTCAAAGAATGTGAATAGACACTTTACATAATAGAACATTCAGTAGGCTCACATGCGGCAAATCATACAGACTTGTTTgcaaataacaaaatacaaactAAAAGAAGCTATGGCATATTTGAAAACTGATTAAACTCACAAAATAAACAACGAGAAAACCCTGAAATTCAAAGCTTTCTGGGGAGCAGTGTGTCTAGGCTTTGTGATATGGTGGAAAGAATGTTGCATTTGGAATGTGAAGACTTAAATCTCACCAAAACTGTGGGCAAAGTAGTTACCCCTCTgaagctcaatttttttttctcttctgtaaagtaagaataataatatctatcaACCTTATAAGGTTTATAATAGGTTCAAGTGAATGAGGAATTTTCAGATGGTAAAGCATTGtataaatacatgtttttcttcctgtttttattgACAGATTAATGAGAAAGGCAACAGATTCCAGTTACTTTGCATCCATTTCAGAAGCAAGTAGGATATAATTTATGCTAAATGTGTTTAGCAATTTCACTTTTGGGCACTGTCAGTGTACTGGCTAAATAAACTGTCTGAAAATAATATGAGAGAATTGATTAgtattaaaaattagaattttgtggACTCTATCAATACACTCACATTAAATTCAGATTTAATCATCCACCCCTCATTTTGTTGGTTGATTTCACATTAGCATAATTTAATccacaaaacaatcttgagaggtagacattattattcttattttattttttatttatttttttccaacaaaagGTATCACATATTTATTACTGAACCTTACAATGAGCATTGGTGAGGACACATCAAGAAAAGAAGAGCCAAAcattccatttctcccatttccaGACACATGTAGCAATCCCGACAATAGTGATGTACTGATGCGGTAAGATGCAAACAACCCTGATGCAGCATAAATGTGTGCCACTTCATATGCGAGGCTTCTTATAGACCCAGCTTGGTTCTTCTCCAATGTCTTCCCTTGGAGTTGTACCTGATTTTATTACCAGTTTTCATTTGAATCCATTGGTGAATGGGAtgattctgcttttgtttcttggccAGGAATCGCTTGACCCTGAAAGTCTTGTGAGACGACATGGTGAGGAGCTAATTCAACAGCGCATAGGAtggtggagaagagaaaagagctatttttcttattttaagcgTGGGGAATGAAGGATCCCTAAGTTCATTTAGTTGGCtgatacataacataaaaatatacttaattgaaaaaagctgaaaaaaaaagtgtgtgtacactttaattaacattatatatgAATGTCTATGAAGACTTaataaagaatggaagacaatttGAAGAAGTAGAAAtggtttagaaataaatatttaaacattttaaagtcataATGCCTTTTACAAATTCTAAGACAAAATGATACCCTTGAGGGAAATTTTGTtgatgtgattaaaaaaaaaaacaccaaaataaaaaaaccatTACCACAAGGGAAAATTagtttacaaataatttaaacTCTGAGAGATATTAGTAGAATTTAATCATAAGACCAATCTTGCcacaaaaacagagagaaactGTGACTTGACCTGACACTTAGGGCACGAGAGGCGTTCGgattttaacctctctgagaacCGGAAGAAAAAATGGCAGTGGTAAATCATGTCACTTATCATCCCTCTAACAAaggcaggaacacaatcctggaGCGTTTCCGTGTGTCAATTAACAGTTAATATGTTATCTGCTCAGTGACATTAAGACGTCGTTCCTAAAGCCCTTTACAAAGATGTTGGCTCTGATGAGTGACAGACAACAAGCCCGGGCAGGctggtgaaaagaaattcaattaTATTGCTTCTGAATTGTACATCCTCTGGGTCCAACTCAGGGATTCAAACACCAAAGAATAACATTCGACCCTGGATTTCCTTTAGGGAATGCTGAGTGATTTCACGATTTTGTCTCTGTCGACAGGGACACGCTGCAGGGCAATCAGGTGGCAGAACTGCCAGAAGAGTGAATGTCCTTGAATGAGGAGTGTGAGGGCTGGCATTTGTCGTTGGAGAGGCATTTCAGAGGACGGCAGCTCACTCTAGGCCTCGATAATTCTACGCATAATAGATCCAGGGCAGAGATGGCTTTTGTCTAAGAAGCGATTCAAAAACCAGTTGTTCTCTTTGTTTACTCAAGTAGACTGGTCTCCAAGGTGGAGGCTCATGCATCCCAGAGGTTGGCTAAAGACAGCAACGGGGTCTGGGAAGAAAATACTAGAACTGGTATTTATTTCTGTCTAAAGATGTGAGAAAGGAATTGGGCTTACTATAGCACGTAGAGAATGGCGGGTGCCAGCACCCCGCCGCAGCCTTGCTGGGGCGATGTGTTGAATACCCTCGTATCCTGAACAGTGTGGATGTTTCCCTGAGTGGGGAATGGAGTTCCACAAAGTGGAGATGGAGAGGGGGCTGTTAGTCTCACTCTTTTGTTtgctttcagaatattttcacagCTGGGCTTAGTAAGTGGCTTTTCAGATTACATTATCTTGTTTTCACTGAATGAATGCTCACCAAATAGACACGTGGCTTGAAAATGCCCTTTGCAGAGAAATTGcagattaaaaaatactaataatgTAAGCACACGTGAATGACAATAACATGGTAGAGGCGGCTTTTTGCTTACTCCTTATGTGAGACACGCGACAAGGGAAAAGTCATGATCGAACCTGAGCTATTAAAAATTAaggtattttttccccatttgtcacaaatattatttaaaatatggattCACAtccaccatttttttaaaatgtataatgtgatgatttgataaacGTTAACtaatccatcatctcatatatttacctttttttttatgggaatatttaaattctaccctcttagcaactttcaattttacaatacagtgttatcaactttAGTCATCATGTTACTTATGCATTACATCCTCAGAACTTGTTCATCCTCTAACTGAAAGCTTGTACATTTTACCAGCCTCTCCCTATTCCGCCCCCCAACCCCTTGCGCTTGGCAACCAcatttctactctgtttctatgagttcattttttttttcagattccacataaaagtgatagcatatattatttgtctgtttctctttggcttatttcacttaacatagtgccctccaggttcatctatgttgtcacacatcacaggatttccttcttttttatggctgaatagtacgCCATCAAGGTTTCTTTTGAggtctctttccttggcttgtagatggctgttttcttcctctgtgttcacagggtCTTTTCCTGTGAGCATATATGtctttgtccaaatttcctcttgttACAGGGACACCAATCATATAAAATTAGGGCCcaacctaatgacctcatttaacttaatcacccatttaaagatcttatttccaaatataattaCATGATGAATTACTGAGGCTCAGAacttaacatatgaattttggggagacataattcagcccatagcaATAGCCattaaaattaagtattaaaTTGAACTTATAAGGAGATTTTCAAATCATAGATCACAGATTTttaaaccaatattttaaaaagaagcatacttttcaaagttttgtaaataataatgaataataaatataaattatttgaaagtatTCTATATGACAGCTTGACCTCATCCTTTAGAAACTTTTGGTTTAGGTTTATGTTCTatgatataataattttttatcattaattcattaatttagcaAACACCACGAAATATCTGTCATATACAGGTACTCTGTGTGAGGCACCTGAGACACGTCAGAATAAACACCAGATCCTTGACTTCgtgagcttacagtctagtgggcaAGAGATTGACATTAAGTCAAGAACATCATAATTAAGACTGAGGGACTTATCTCTAGCTACTGGGAGTGTTGCCAGCTCAACCCTCGGCTGTCAGCCCTCTTTGGGATTTGTCCTTGGCCAAAGAGAGCTACCTCACCCAAGGTCATGGGTTCATCTCAGTCAGCCTGCATCCGAAGACTGGTCACTATGGAGGTAACAAGGCCCAGACGCCTAGATACAAGGTCATCTGAGCTTGAGAGCTCCCTGCGAGTTTGGCTGAGGACTTTGTTCAGCCTGAATCACAGCccaacttctccctctgcccagtcttgcttctttcactttccCGATGGTCTAGAGTCTAGTTTCCTGAGGAATCCAACGAGAAACACATGCTCTATATTATCTTATATTATACTATACATAACATCATAATAGAATATACTTACTATATAATAGTGCTGTACTGTATTATTTGCTGTTTGTCTTCCTTGCTATGATGCAAGGAAGTATTTGAGAGGAAGtactttgtctcttttgttcactgctctccCCAGAGCTCCCAGAACAGTGCTTTAAAAGTATTTGTcccagaaaaccataatcccaaaagaaacttgtaccataatgtttattgcagcactatttacaatagccaggacatggaagcaacctaaatgcccagcaacaagtgaatggataaagaagatgtggcatatatatacaatggaatattacttagctataaaaagggatgagatggagctatatgtcatgaggtggatagaactacagtctgtcatacagagtgaagtaagtcagaaagagaaagacaaatattgtatgctaactcacatatacggaatctaaaaatggtactgatgaactcagtgacaagaacaaggacgcagatacagagaatggactggagaactcgaggtttgggaggggacgggggttgaaggggaagctgagacgaagcgagagagtagcacagacatatatatatactaccaactgtaaaacagatagtcagtgggaagttgttgtataacaaagggagtccaactcgaggatggaagatgccttagaggactggggaggggaggatgggggggactcgaggggggggagtcaaggaagggagggaatacggggatatgtgtataaaaacagatgattgaacttggtgtaccccccaaaaaataataaataaaaaataaataaattaaaaaaaaaaagtatttgtcccccaataaatatttgttaagtcaGTGTATGTTTGCAAAGTCAGAATAAAGGTAGCACTGACTTCCCAAGATAAAATGGTGACAACCCATGTGCCATTTTACTACCGTGTTTGGTGTATAATATGTGCTCAACAATAGCTGGTAATTATCAATGTTATGATGTTCATTTCAAAGATGACTTAtcactctcattttctttaaagCCAATAATTCAACTCTATTTGTTCATGTGTTAATTAATCAAAAATTTATTGCCAAGAAGTGCATTAGGAACTGGGGTGACTAAGAGGGTATGAAACAATCCCTGCCTTAAAGAGAATTCAGTTCACTGGCAGGATCACAGGTCACATTTCATTAGTTATTTCATATTTAGCCACTTataaaccagattttttttttgtatattctttcctttgtCAAGTATTCTAAGATGTGAGCTTCAGTACCTGTTTTCCaagtgacttttttctttctcaattattTGGGCAGTGCTTCTCAATTGAAATTCATTCACATAAATCACTGGGTAACAGTGAGCTGGAAATTAGACCAAAAAATTGTCATATTTCAACTGAATGATCAAGTTCTCAGTCTGCTGGCAGTTTCTTATTATTATCCTTAAACCAGTTAGGACCTCTGGAAAGGGTTTCTTTTGCTAACATTTTGGGTGAAATATTTTTTGGCCAAAAGATTCCAAGGATTCCATCAGAACTTTGCTATCTATTTATCCTTGAAGACCTAGTTCAGGTattccctcctccaggaagtcttcctaggTTCAATTAGCTACCTCTCCCATGATTGCAGTTGGCACATTTCAGTGGAATTCTGCTTTTGAATCTTTCTTCACTGGCCGAGAAACTCCTCTAGGATCGGAAACCTTCCCTTGCTTATCGTTGTGTCTCTCTGGCCCATCGTGATGCCTGACAAACAACCAGGATTGTCACCCTTGCTATGTAGGCAGGTGCTGTTGTAAATGCTTTACAAGTCCGCATCATGAGCCTCTGAAGTAGGTATGATGACCAGCTCCATtgcacaaatgaggaaactgaggcctagagatcTCAAATAACTTGTCAAGATTTCCCAGCTAGTAGTGATCCAGGCAAAATGTGAACCCAGAAAACAGGGTGGTGGAGCCTACAAGTTTACCCACAGAGCCCACTGGTAAATGCGTTTTGAATTGAACTACGCTTACAAACTATTTCACATAAGGGAAGAACCATGacaggaaactaaagcacagttTAAGCTTAATCCTTTCTTAAGTTCAGAAACTTCCATACGTAGGTATCAGTTCTCAGAAGTAgagctttttcatattttctagtttaaAAGTAGAAGGTGCCACGGTTTACTGAAGTCCTTACTTCTGTATCGCTGTAGTCTTCTGAGAAAGGGTAGCTTATGATGAACTTTGGTTCTGCCCCATATCCTGGGACAAAATCTGTACTCAGGAATAACAATAATGTAAACCAATGTTtagtgagcatttactatgtaacTTGGCCGCAGACACACAGCTTGCCAGTGGTGAGATGGGAATTTGAATCTATCGCTAAACCATCGTGCTTCAGACAGGACCTTGCTTTGTTTCCTCTGTCCACCATCTGTAGCCCAGTAGTCAAAGAAATGGACTGCGCTCCTTCATGTTGTGGCCATCCTTCTTTCCCTGGCTGGCACTCCAATTCTTCTAGGACTGGGATCGCACAACTTAGTCCCTGTGGTTATCTGGTACTGTTTTCCAGGACTCTCAGTAATTGCAAGCTGTTAGATATCTTCCTCTCTCTGTATTCTTATCACCTACACATCCCTGATGCATGGATATAAGTTCATAGATTGTTTTAGGTCTGGGAGGGACCCCAAAAGTCACTGATTACAACTACTTGGCTAACACTTGAAGACAACTTCTGCAACTTCCTTGCCAAGTAGTTATGTGAATTTTCTTGAAGAAATCTATTCCATCTTTTGACTATTCTACTAGAAAATTTCATGTTGAGGGTACTCTTGCCCCCATAACTTCCACTCCTAGTTCTGGTTCTACTGCTTGTATGAAACCCAACTGAACTTTTCAATAATAGACTTTACGATATTTAAACACAATGCTATGCTCTCATGTGTGT contains:
- the LOC130857440 gene encoding 60S ribosomal protein L39-like — its product is MSSHKTFRVKRFLAKKQKQNHPIHQWIQMKTGNKIRYNSKGRHWRRTKLGL